One genomic region from Tigriopus californicus strain San Diego chromosome 4, Tcal_SD_v2.1, whole genome shotgun sequence encodes:
- the LOC131879243 gene encoding katanin p80 WD40 repeat-containing subunit B1-like isoform X2 → MKMAPSSNLATKRAWKLQEFVAHGAQVNCLALGHKSGRVLVTGGDDKKVNLWAVGKPNCIMSLSGHTTPVDCVRFGQTEELVCAGSQSGALKIWDLEAARLVRSLTGHKSGLTTIDFHPYGDFLSSGSSDTNLKLWDIRRKGCIFTYKGHSQCVNSVKFSPDGQWIASGGEDGAVKIWDLRAGKLMTEFNEHAGAVQDVEFHPHEFLLASASSDRTVNFWDLESFQLVSTSERDSGPVRCITFHPESECLFSGSHESFKVHLWEPHRVCDSISMGWGKIKDIAVASKQLIAASHQMSNVSIYVVDLKRVQPMGSNIRTNSTMTNGSRNNSTPGSLATNAYKLSNGVIQQPSHVRRSFVKEKPGLSGTRPDSQIKTSEEPNSDKSGTDPEDSDAISPADINDYRSYENIFRPRQRELSRTPPMPDEPFQAPSGSESDVPLSHTGSLLRPNKLKLRNQKKPSPSPTRRTNQSGMHSSHIYGSSPDVNRISNGSNNSAGNVRIRRTSNSSGNSTRPMSVYESGTLSHSPSAPQFQNGNSPTRHQRSTSVQPRSAHELDFPGDTSPTSEHFSRASSVSRHVTRAEPSQVSRVQINGNGVDRPLERPTMVRPTRSSLQHDMPQQYPPNAHVYTPPSMMEQVRAANRLSQPDLTSLSYTNHRNGNIPFQPPASGPHGQSPLVEDPLAPPEKEKFDVIPMNADKPSGLEVNEFLPQKFQDMSMTPQMQDQSRFSAYKSYPQGGELSEQEVTSSILKGHESMMAVLTRRGRNIEILHKLWQNKDAKAAVDQAVSLNDQAVVVDLLSVISLRPSIWNLDLCTALLPSIGDLLQSKYEMYINTGCAAMKLILKNFASVIKSNIDSPVGTVGVDISREERHNKCMQCYKDLVKIRSLILKRQTMSGKLGHTYRELSILMQYLD, encoded by the exons AGCCTGAGTGGTCACACGACTCCTGTGGATTGTGTTCGATTTGGTCAGACCGAGGAGCTGGTTTGTGCTGGATCTCAATCGGGTGCGTTAAAGATTTGGGACTTGGAGGCGGCCCGGTTGGTTCGCTCGTTAACCGGTCACAAATCTGGCCTCACCACGATCGACTTCCATCCGTATGGTGATTTCCTCTCGAGTGGATCCTCGGACACCAATCTCAAGTTATGGGATATCCGTCGCAAAGGCTGTATATTCACGTATAAAGGCCATAGTCAGTGTGTCAATAGTGTCAAATTCAGTCCTGATGGCCAATGGATTGCCTCAGGTGGAGAAGATGGCGCAGTGAAG ATCTGGGACCTTCGAGCCGGAAAACTCATGACCGAGTTCAATGAACACGCTGGCGCTGTTCAAGATGTCGAGTTTCATCCACATGAGTTCCTTCTGGCCTCGGCCTCTTCAGATCGAACGGTGAATTTCTGGGATCTGGAATCGTTTCAACTGGTTTCCACATCGGAACGAGATTCGGGACCTGTCAG ATGTATCACATTCCATCCTGAGAGCGAGTGCCTCTTCTCGGGCTCACACGAATCATTCAAAGTCCACCTTTGGGAGCCTCATCGCGTCTGTGACTCCATCTCCATGGGCTGGGGCAAGATCAAGGATATCGCAGTGGCCTCCAAACAACTG attGCCGCATCCCACCAAATGTCCAATGTCTCCATCTACGTGGTTGATCTCAAACGGGTTCAACCCATGGGCTCCAATATTCGAACTAATTCGACCATGACCAATGGGTCCAGGAACAACAGCACGCCTGGATCTCTAGCGACGAATGCGTACAAGCTTTCCAATGGCGTTATTCAGCAACCTTCTCATGTCAGACGTTCGTTCGTTAAAGAAAAGCCTGGCCTTAGTGGAACACGCCCAGA TTCCCAGATAAAGACGTCCGAAGAACCCAATTCAGACAAATCCGGGACAGATCCTGAGGATTCGGATGCCATCAGTCCAGCTGATATCAATGACTACAGGAGTTATGAGAACATCTTCCGACCACGACAAAGAGAGTTGAGTCGAACCCCGCCAATGCCTGATGAACCATTCCAAGCGCCTTCTGGATCAGAGTCAGATGTTCCACTGAGTCATACTGGATCCCTTTTGAGGCCTAATAAGTTAAAGCTGAGAAACCAGAAGAAACCCTCGCCAAGTCCCACACGAAGAACGAATCAATCTGGAATGCACTCCAGTCACATCTACGGAAGCTCGCCGGACGTAAATCGGATTTCTAATGGAAGCAACAATTCTGCCGGCAACGTGCGAATTCGGAGGACGTCCAATTCCTCCGGTAACTCCACTAGGCCTATGTCGGTATATGAGTCAGGTACCCTCAGTCATAGTCCTTCCGcccctcaatttcaaaatgggaattCTCCAACTCGCCATCAGCGGTCTACTAGTGTCCAGCCGCGATCAGCTCACGAACTAGATTTTCCAGG AGATACCTCACCAACGTCTGAGCATTTTAGCCGTGCTAGTTCAGTGAGTCGACACGTAACCCGGGCAGAGCCATCCCAAGTTTCCAGGGTTCAGATCAATGGGAACGGCGTGGATCGGCCCCTGGAACGTCCCACTATGGTTCGTCCCACTCGATCCTCACTACAACACGACATGCCTCAACAATACCCCCCGAATGCTCATGTCTACACGCCTCCTTCCATGATGGAACAAGTCCGCGCAGCTAATCGCCTCTCTCAGCCAGACTTGACCTCTTTATCCTACACCAACCATCGCAATGGCAACATTCCATTTCAACCTCCTGCCTCCGGACCTCATGGTCAGTCGCCGCTCGTGGAAGACCCTTTGGCTCCTCCTGAGAAAGAGAAGTTTGACGTGATCCCTATGAACGCTGACAAGCCCTCAGGCCTTGAGGTGAATGAATTCTTGCCTCAAAAGTTCCAAGACATGAGTATGACCCCTCAAATGCAGGATCAATCACGCTTCTCGGCCTACAAGAGCTACCCACAAGGGGGAGAGTTGTCTGAGCAGGAAGTGACCTCGTCAATCTTAAAAGGCCATGAATCCATGATGGCTGTCCTTACGCGACGAGGTCGAAACATTGAGATTCTACACAAATTGTGGCAGAACAAAGATGCCAAAGCAGCAGTCGACCAGGCCgtttcgctcaatgaccaggcggtggtggtggatcTACTCTCTGTCATTTCATTGAGGCCGTCGATTTGGAATCTGGACCTTTGTACTGCCCTATTGCCGTCTATCGGCGACCTTCTCCAAAGTAAATATGAGAT GTACATTAATACCGGTTGTGCCGCCATGAAGCTCATCCTGAAGAATTTTGCGTCTGTGATAAAATCCAACATTGATAGCCCGGTTGGAACGGTTGGTGTGGACATTTCCAGGGAAGAACG TCACAACAAGTGCATGCAATGCTACAAGGATTTGGTGAAGATTCGCTCGCTCATCTTGAAGCGGCAAACCATGTCCGGGAAACTTGGACACACCTACAGAGAGCTCTCGATATTGATGCAATATTTGGATTGA
- the LOC131879243 gene encoding katanin p80 WD40 repeat-containing subunit B1-like isoform X1 codes for MKMAPSSNLATKRAWKLQEFVAHGAQVNCLALGHKSGRVLVTGGDDKKVNLWAVGKPNCIMSLSGHTTPVDCVRFGQTEELVCAGSQSGALKIWDLEAARLVRSLTGHKSGLTTIDFHPYGDFLSSGSSDTNLKLWDIRRKGCIFTYKGHSQCVNSVKFSPDGQWIASGGEDGAVKIWDLRAGKLMTEFNEHAGAVQDVEFHPHEFLLASASSDRTVNFWDLESFQLVSTSERDSGPVRCITFHPESECLFSGSHESFKVHLWEPHRVCDSISMGWGKIKDIAVASKQLIAASHQMSNVSIYVVDLKRVQPMGSNIRTNSTMTNGSRNNSTPGSLATNAYKLSNGVIQQPSHVRRSFVKEKPGLSGTRPDSQIKTSEEPNSDKSGTDPEDSDAISPADINDYRSYENIFRPRQRELSRTPPMPDEPFQAPSGSESDVPLSHTGSLLRPNKLKLRNQKKPSPSPTRRTNQSGMHSSHIYGSSPDVNRISNGSNNSAGNVRIRRTSNSSGNSTRPMSVYESGTLSHSPSAPQFQNGNSPTRHQRSTSVQPRSAHELDFPGDTSPTSEHFSRASSVSRHVTRAEPSQVSRVQINGNGVDRPLERPTMVRPTRSSLQHDMPQQYPPNAHVYTPPSMMEQVRAANRLSQPDLTSLSYTNHRNGNIPFQPPASGPHGQSPLVEDPLAPPEKEKFDVIPMNADKPSGLEVNEFLPQKFQDMSMTPQMQDQSRFSAYKSYPQGGELSEQEVTSSILKGHESMMAVLTRRGRNIEILHKLWQNKDAKAAVDQAVSLNDQAVVVDLLSVISLRPSIWNLDLCTALLPSIGDLLQSKYEMYINTGCAAMKLILKNFASVIKSNIDSPVGTVGVDISREERIPNWNASATLSCSGHCLVLLHISLSFPRDCTMKETDKLNDGLYIHNKCMQCYKDLVKIRSLILKRQTMSGKLGHTYRELSILMQYLD; via the exons AGCCTGAGTGGTCACACGACTCCTGTGGATTGTGTTCGATTTGGTCAGACCGAGGAGCTGGTTTGTGCTGGATCTCAATCGGGTGCGTTAAAGATTTGGGACTTGGAGGCGGCCCGGTTGGTTCGCTCGTTAACCGGTCACAAATCTGGCCTCACCACGATCGACTTCCATCCGTATGGTGATTTCCTCTCGAGTGGATCCTCGGACACCAATCTCAAGTTATGGGATATCCGTCGCAAAGGCTGTATATTCACGTATAAAGGCCATAGTCAGTGTGTCAATAGTGTCAAATTCAGTCCTGATGGCCAATGGATTGCCTCAGGTGGAGAAGATGGCGCAGTGAAG ATCTGGGACCTTCGAGCCGGAAAACTCATGACCGAGTTCAATGAACACGCTGGCGCTGTTCAAGATGTCGAGTTTCATCCACATGAGTTCCTTCTGGCCTCGGCCTCTTCAGATCGAACGGTGAATTTCTGGGATCTGGAATCGTTTCAACTGGTTTCCACATCGGAACGAGATTCGGGACCTGTCAG ATGTATCACATTCCATCCTGAGAGCGAGTGCCTCTTCTCGGGCTCACACGAATCATTCAAAGTCCACCTTTGGGAGCCTCATCGCGTCTGTGACTCCATCTCCATGGGCTGGGGCAAGATCAAGGATATCGCAGTGGCCTCCAAACAACTG attGCCGCATCCCACCAAATGTCCAATGTCTCCATCTACGTGGTTGATCTCAAACGGGTTCAACCCATGGGCTCCAATATTCGAACTAATTCGACCATGACCAATGGGTCCAGGAACAACAGCACGCCTGGATCTCTAGCGACGAATGCGTACAAGCTTTCCAATGGCGTTATTCAGCAACCTTCTCATGTCAGACGTTCGTTCGTTAAAGAAAAGCCTGGCCTTAGTGGAACACGCCCAGA TTCCCAGATAAAGACGTCCGAAGAACCCAATTCAGACAAATCCGGGACAGATCCTGAGGATTCGGATGCCATCAGTCCAGCTGATATCAATGACTACAGGAGTTATGAGAACATCTTCCGACCACGACAAAGAGAGTTGAGTCGAACCCCGCCAATGCCTGATGAACCATTCCAAGCGCCTTCTGGATCAGAGTCAGATGTTCCACTGAGTCATACTGGATCCCTTTTGAGGCCTAATAAGTTAAAGCTGAGAAACCAGAAGAAACCCTCGCCAAGTCCCACACGAAGAACGAATCAATCTGGAATGCACTCCAGTCACATCTACGGAAGCTCGCCGGACGTAAATCGGATTTCTAATGGAAGCAACAATTCTGCCGGCAACGTGCGAATTCGGAGGACGTCCAATTCCTCCGGTAACTCCACTAGGCCTATGTCGGTATATGAGTCAGGTACCCTCAGTCATAGTCCTTCCGcccctcaatttcaaaatgggaattCTCCAACTCGCCATCAGCGGTCTACTAGTGTCCAGCCGCGATCAGCTCACGAACTAGATTTTCCAGG AGATACCTCACCAACGTCTGAGCATTTTAGCCGTGCTAGTTCAGTGAGTCGACACGTAACCCGGGCAGAGCCATCCCAAGTTTCCAGGGTTCAGATCAATGGGAACGGCGTGGATCGGCCCCTGGAACGTCCCACTATGGTTCGTCCCACTCGATCCTCACTACAACACGACATGCCTCAACAATACCCCCCGAATGCTCATGTCTACACGCCTCCTTCCATGATGGAACAAGTCCGCGCAGCTAATCGCCTCTCTCAGCCAGACTTGACCTCTTTATCCTACACCAACCATCGCAATGGCAACATTCCATTTCAACCTCCTGCCTCCGGACCTCATGGTCAGTCGCCGCTCGTGGAAGACCCTTTGGCTCCTCCTGAGAAAGAGAAGTTTGACGTGATCCCTATGAACGCTGACAAGCCCTCAGGCCTTGAGGTGAATGAATTCTTGCCTCAAAAGTTCCAAGACATGAGTATGACCCCTCAAATGCAGGATCAATCACGCTTCTCGGCCTACAAGAGCTACCCACAAGGGGGAGAGTTGTCTGAGCAGGAAGTGACCTCGTCAATCTTAAAAGGCCATGAATCCATGATGGCTGTCCTTACGCGACGAGGTCGAAACATTGAGATTCTACACAAATTGTGGCAGAACAAAGATGCCAAAGCAGCAGTCGACCAGGCCgtttcgctcaatgaccaggcggtggtggtggatcTACTCTCTGTCATTTCATTGAGGCCGTCGATTTGGAATCTGGACCTTTGTACTGCCCTATTGCCGTCTATCGGCGACCTTCTCCAAAGTAAATATGAGAT GTACATTAATACCGGTTGTGCCGCCATGAAGCTCATCCTGAAGAATTTTGCGTCTGTGATAAAATCCAACATTGATAGCCCGGTTGGAACGGTTGGTGTGGACATTTCCAGGGAAGAACG AATACCAAATTGGAATGCTTCAGCCACACTCTCATGTTCTGGCCATTGTTTGGTGCTCCTACATATTTCATTATCCTTCCCTCGGGATTGTACCATGAAAGAAACCGACAAACTAAACGACGGTCTGTACAT TCACAACAAGTGCATGCAATGCTACAAGGATTTGGTGAAGATTCGCTCGCTCATCTTGAAGCGGCAAACCATGTCCGGGAAACTTGGACACACCTACAGAGAGCTCTCGATATTGATGCAATATTTGGATTGA